Genomic window (Rosa chinensis cultivar Old Blush chromosome 6, RchiOBHm-V2, whole genome shotgun sequence):
TATGGACAAAATTGCAACCTACATCATTCAGTTATGCAGAAAATCTAGTTGGGATTTACTCAAGATTGCAGCAAGTCAAGTTTCTTTTAGATGTAGGGGTGGAAGACGTCCGCTTCATTGGGATATGGGGAATGGGCGGGATTGGTAAGACAACTATGGTAAGAGTGGTGTATGAGAAAATCGCTCGTGAATTTGAATTTAGTTTCCTTCTTACCGATGTTAGAAACTCCTCCGAAAAAAGTGGCCTACTTAATTTACAAAAGCAACTTCTCTCTGGGATTTGGTCAAAAAATGTCGACATATCAGACCTTCATGAAGGAGCCACCATTATAAGGAGGTTGTTAGGTCACAAAAAAGTTCTTCtcattcttgatgatgtgaaccATTCAAGCCATTTAAAATATTTGGCAGGAAACCGAGAGTGGTTTGGTTCAGGGAGTAGAGTTCTCATCACATCTAGAAATGAACATTTGTTGATTGAACATGGAGTGGAGAGAAGATTGAAAGTTGAGGAATTTAATGATGAGGATTCTCTCCAGCTTTTTAGCTGGAAAGCATTCAAAAGAGACCACCCTGAAGAAGATTTTCTTGATTTGTCAAAATCTGTTATAAGTTATGCTAAAGGCCTTCCTTTAGCTCTTGAAGTACTAGGTTCTTTTTTTCATGGAAGAGATCTAAGTGAATGGAAAAGTGGACTGAGAAAACTGGGAAGAGTTTGTAACTTGGAAATTTTCGACATACTTAAAACAAGTTATGATGATCTAGATtctgaagagaagaaaatattcctagacattgcatgtttctttaacGGACAGGACAAAGATCGAGTAACAGAAGTATTAAACAGTTGCGAtgtttctgcaattattggaaTAAAAGTCCTGATGGAAAGATCTCTCTTGACTATTTCTCATGGAAGACTAAGGATGCACGATTTGCTCCAAAAAATGGGACGGGAAATTGTCCGCCGGGAATCTCCTAACGAGCCGAGCAGGTGCAGTAGGTTGTGGCTTCTTGAAGACATCAAACATATCTTGACCAATAATTCTGTAAGAGATTTAGTACAAGAGTAATTTAAATTCTTATTTGCTAATACATTATATGACAATTCAGTCTGCTAAATCTGCTTTTTATGATATGGTAAAATTGGGTTAATAGGGAACTGAAGCAATAGAAGGCATATTTGTGGACTCAACCGACTCAGAAGTAAAGGTGGACGTGAAtcgaaaatcattttcaatGATGAACAAATTGAGATACCTGAAGATTAATAATGGGAATCTACCTAAGGGGCTTGAATATCTTCCCAATAGTTTACTGATTCTTGATTGGACGAGGTATCCGTTAAAATCTCTGCCATCACATTTCAACCCTCAAAAGCTGCTCGAACTTAGCTTGTGTCATAGTTGTATTAAACATTTCCGGATGGGAACTGAGGTATACTATATCATTCTTTTATTGCTTTAAATAATTGTTTAATATATCATGAAAGCTAATATTTCCTATGGTTTTTACTTGAAATGCAGCCTTTATACAATTTGAAAACCATTGATCTGAGTCACTCTCTGGATCTTGTCAGAACCCCAAACTTTAAAGGTATGCCATATCTCGAGATTCTGTGTCTTGAAGGTTGTATAAGATTGTATGAGGTTGACCCAACAATTGAAGTGCTTGAAAGACTTACTGTGCTGAACTTGAAAGATTGCAAACATCTTGTGTGTCTTCCAAGCAGTATAGGTGGCTTAAAATCTCTCAAAGTTCTCAATCTTTCTGGTTGCTCAAAGCTTGACAACCTGCCAGGTGAGCTGGGTCATGTTGCTTGTTTGGAGAAGCTTGATGTGAGTGGAAGTGGCATAAGAGAAGTGCCCTCCTTTATTGGTCTTTTGAAAAACCTCAAAGAATTATTTCTTGCTGGATTTAAAGCACAGTCACCTAAATCATGGAATATGATGTTCAATCCCTTTGAGTTATTGCGAAAAAGAAGTCACATTCCCACAAGATTGTCATTGCCTTGTTTATTTAGTTTGCATTCATTAGCTAAACTGGATCTAAGTGACTGCAATCTTTTTGACGAAGCAATCTCCAGTGATTTTGGATGTTTAGCCTCATTAAGAATTCTAAAGTTGAGCAAAAATCAATTCGTTAGACTGCCTGAGAGCATCAGCCAGCTCCCTAGACTTGAAAGTCTTCAGTTGGATTTGTGTAGCAAGCTTCGGACATTACCAGAGCTTCCATCTCATGTATGGGTATACGCTAGCAACTGCATTTCATTAGATACATCGGCCAATCAAAGAGGACAATGCAATTCTGTACTAGGAGGATATTTTGGTAACTGTTTCAAAATGGTGGAGAATGAAAGTTGTGGGAGTATAGCACTTTCATTGCTAACACGCTACCTTAAGTTTCAACGTTACGGTTCTTCTGTACATtcatttcataaatcatttgACCATAGAAGATTTGACTTTGTTGCTCCTGGAAATGAAATACCCGAGTGGTACAATCACCAAAGTGTGGGGTCTTCGATAACTGTAGAGCTGCATCCTGGTTGGTTTACTAACAAGTGGATGGGATTCACCGTCTGTGCCGTTTATGGACTCATCAGACCACTCCCGCCTAGGGTTGGGTGGACTATTGGTTACTCATTGACGGCCAATGGACGATCATTGGATGGTAACAGTCTGGGGTCTACGCAAAAGCAGGATCAACATGTGTTGGATCAACCTATGTTAGATCACATTTGGTTCTTCTATGAGAATTGTGATCGCGTTTGCTATGCACATGAGTGGCAGGATATTTACCACCACCTTGAATTTTCATTTAAACTCACCATGTATGAGGACATGCATGGAGTGGAGATTCCGCAAGTGAAGAAATGTGGGGTCCGTGTGATATATGAGGAAGATGTGGAGGAGATTTGGCAAACATTATTGAAGGAGAGCAATCCCAAGCGAGGGCTTCAACaaaatgatgatgatgcagCATCTAGTAGTGCAAGTCAGGCTCATTCACAACTCCTCCTTGATGGCGCAGGACCCGGTGGAAGCCCTTAGATTCATGACCACAAACACGGTTAATgctgataaagtaatatgggtTTCACATCCAAagccaattggcaatggatggagtgacccaaacccttataaacctataagcaaagttatattttttcaaatgtgggagttatatttatacacattctcaacacACCCCCACACGTGTGGCAATttctcaagccatacacgtggacaagttATATTGGGTGACGGTGAGCACGTATGGCCATCGCTGAAACCaatccttataaactcataagcaaagttatattttttcaaatgtgggagttatatttatacacattctcaacacgcccccacaCGTGTGACAATttctcaagccatacacgtggacaagttATATTGGGTGACGGTGAGCACGTATGGCCATCGCTGAAACCaatccttataaactcataagcaaagttatattttttcaaatgtgggagttatatttatacacattttCAACACGCCCCCACACGTGTGACAATttctcaagccatacacgtggacaagttATATTGGGTGATGGTGAGCACGTATGGCCATCGCTGAAACcaaacacgtgggtaacccactctgataccatcataagcaaagttatattttttcaaatgtgggagttatatttatacacattctcaacacgcccctaCACGTGTGGCAATttctcaagccatacacgtgaacAAGTTATATTGGGTGACGGTGAGCACGTATGGCCATCGCTGAAATcaaacacgtgggtaacccactctgataccatgataaagtaatctgggattcacatccaaaactaattggcaatagatggagtggcccaaacccttataaactcataagcaaagttatatttttccaatatgggagttatatttatacacattctcaacaAATGCATCCAGAATTCGTGTGATCGAATGAACACATGCATCTTATGTCCTTTAATTATGCCTGCTGGAGTGCTGGTGGCTCGATGGAGCAGCAATACATAGTTCatcccaaattttgaatttctcttttattttattgccATTTATATATTCTGAGAAACAAATTGgcacaaaattgaaaattaaaaaattacatgaTTAATGACTCCGTTAATATTTTGTTCGAGTTGCATTAACTTTTTGAATAAACGTACAAGGGTAGGGTCTTCCAACTCGGGATCAGCAGAGAAAATGTGAATGGTATTCGGAAACACCACCAGCTCCGCTTGTTTCCCGCGTTTCTTCAACCCCTCGTAGTACCTCTTCTGCCACCAGCAAGTTCATGAGGTGATGGCGGGTGGTTGATGGCGTAGTTTGAGCGGCAAGAGGTGTCGACTGCGAAGGAAGCGGCGGAGAGGAAGAGGCGGACAGTCCACGACATAGCTGGGGAGCTTTGGTGAAAAAGGCTTCATTTTGGCTGAGAACATTTTTAATTGTATCAATATAGTAAAACGAATGAAACTTCATGGAGAAATGAAGATATACTTTAGATCACAACAATACGAATGACAAGATTGTTAACAATCACAACAACCCATAACTAAGATCAACACATTGTTCAATGATAAAAAGATCAAACAGAAAACACATCTGATAAATTCTGACCAAGACGAGCAACATAAGAGAGACTGTAATTCACGGATTAAGCTAACTGAGAGACTGTAATTCAAGAAAACTGAGAAATTCTTGTGATGCTAGAATTCTGTAGTTACTTAAACTATtcattataaaaacaaaaatcagaGTCACTACCAGAAATCATGATTATTCTCATACAATTGAAACTGGGTCTCAAAAGTTTCTTAATGCACATACCCAGAAGCCCTTATCTAGAACTGAATAAGATTCCAATAAAAAGCAGCCTTCTTTTCACAACTCGGTTCAGAAAAACCAGAGCTTGGTTACTCGAAAAGATTACAGAAGACAATTGAAGCACTCAACTTAACTTATTTCTCAGATCAATAAAAACGTTTTTCCATTTACTTAAGATTACATCAAAATGGGGCTTTCCCAATTCCACAATTTAACAATTACCTTAATTAGATGGAATCGAATTGAAAACATGAAAATAATCGAATTGAAAACATGAAAATGGAGACGATGCATTACCTGGATGATAGCTGTGGATACCGCGAAACCAACATAGAGATCAATGATCTGAGAtttcaacacaaaaacaaaaccaatatgAGAAATTTGGTTGAGATGTTTGATAATtttaatagaaaagaaaaagagagagaagaaaaaacctTGAGAGCGGTAGAGTGGCGGATTAAGCCGATCTCAAAGAATTGAAATGGGCAAGGGCGTCCTGGCTCGTAGAGGACGACGATGACGAAGGCTTCACCATTTTCGAAAAAGATTTGAACTTCACTCCGGCaaccacttcttcttcttctttgtctctctgtTACAGTGTCCCTTGCTCTACTAGTCAGATCCAACTCTGTTAACACACCGCGGTCTTGGTTGACCTAAAAGGCTAGGACTTGGGGACTAATATCGTCATTTCACTAACTCTTTTGTCAGTTTGTGGCCCAATAAGAGGACCAGAACACGTGGCTGACCAATCAGTTGGGAActgtctcttttctctctctgttttggcTGTGCTACTTCTCCAGGTATGCTTTTTCATTCGGTTTTGTTTATCACATGTCCAAATTACTATGCTTTTTGTATCTGATTTTGTTTCTGAATGTTATGTATCTCTGATTTCTGGTAACATTGAAGTTGGAGACTTTTaggacacgtttacttacttggaaggaaagggaatgattacggggtaaaaacattcctgcgtttacaaacacataaaggaatcagaatgattccgggtaaaagaattcatgcgtttactaacatatgaaggaatcggaatggatgtaggtcccaccaccttatcaggaatcgattcctgaatactcaggaattcgattacgaatgggggagatgggtttaggaatcatttctccggaatcaatatcgattcctttcttctctcattccacttgtctccgattcataattatttttcattccaagtaagtaaacgtgtcattagTCCCTTTTCACATTCCCAGTGGTCAAAAGAAGCAGTAGTTTAGCTTTTTTGCTATcgaaattttaattaattattggAATGGAACAACTTAGTCAGTACTTGATGTTGCTTGGAAATTGTTGTTTATTCTGTTCTAGCTTAAATTATGGCATAGAAGCTTCAAATTACTTCTCGTTGGAATTGCATTAGTCAGTTTTATGTATTCTTGAGTTGTTTGCTCGATTGTAATCACATTTGATTCATGTAGTGTTTTATATGATACCTTCACTTTCCTCAATTATGCATGTGCATAACAATTTAGACTTGGAATCGCTAACAGCTCTATTTTCTGTAATGTAGTTTATTATTACTTTCTATAAGTTGAATAGCTCGAGTACCATTGAGAAGTGCGTCAGCATTTCTTTCTTTAATGGCAACTATACCGTGTATAAAATGGTCTTGGCTTTTGTTTATGCATGTTGATTTCATGGATTCGGTTTGGTATGAAGTTTCCTATGTAGGTTCATTGTTTCGCAAGTGGGTTGGAATGAAACATGAAATGTCTATAGAGATGATCAATCCTGCTCTACTTATATAGTTGTAGTTAAGTCATTACTTTGGATGTCTTGCTGTTTATATTGAAAACGTATTGTTCTGTAGAAGGTAAGTTATGATGGTTCAATACAACAGGTTTAGATTTTTAGTTGCCAATCCGCGGACTATGAACCATTACAAACAACTATTTTTGAGCTTTCTTCCATTTAGTGGCACATTTTGATTTACTTGGAACTTAAGAAACATACTATTTTGTGCTCCTTTTTAGCAAAAAATACAGAATTAAAAGATTGCAGTAACTTTTTGAAGTGCTTATCAAGACAAATCTGGTGCGAAACATAAGAAGAACGTGCAATGGGACAGTGGGTCAAGGCTTTCTGGGATACAGAGGGTTCTTGCGGGCAACTCGTTCAAACTCTCCTGAAAACCGACACAAGATTAAATCATTTGTATCCGATGAGTTCCGAAGCGATGCTAAGCAAGTAGACCGCAAAAATTTCCTTTATATTGAGTACTTGCTTTGTCGTGGGAAGAAACAGCTTGATCAGCTCAAGACCCCGAATATTCGATTATCAGTCCTCAAAGTCAAAGTCAGTGTTTCTCAGGCAAAACATCCTGCACATTGAAGAGTTCCCCCTTTATTCTTACATGCATACTGAGCTGGATTTAATTTTCTCCATTATTTAAACAGAGTAAAAAAAGGAGAATTATATATAGCTAAACCCCCATGTAGGGAAGTCTGAATTTAGCAATTTATTGATGCGCGTAGTTCTCTGAGGTTATGAGTATTGGAAAATTCCGCTCTACAGCACTGGAACAAATCCCTATTTGTTTAACTCATTTGAAACCTGTGGTCAATTTTTCCAACAACTCTTCACTAAAAAAAAGTATAGTGTCTATTTAAAATTAAGAGGAACCCCACTGGAACCTACCTGCGACAGTTCGACCGAAAGAAGAAGCATCGATCATCGGTCTATTCCTGCTAAAGTCTTCCATATGATATGATAGAtctatttctctctcaaaaGTCAAGTTTCTCACCACTTTGCTTCTATTCATTCTTGATCTTTTTTTTGTTAGTGGAACGAATAATGAAATGAACATTGATTGATCGAAAACTGCTATATTTTAAGTCGATCCGATCCCAACTTCAAGTTCCCACCGAACCAGGTTAAGCTCCAACTGATTTCTATCccatttttgtgtttgtttttacaattttaATTTGCTTGCATGTGTTGCTATGTTTCTGTTCTCTGTTTCAAGATCAACTTTTATCGTTTTTGCTGTCTTTTTCTCTGTCTAGCATACTGCAGCTATGCTCATGATTTATTGTAAAAGAGGCATCAGTTCCTAATTGATCATAGGTTTATATTCAGAATTTCTTATGAAGTTTTGGAACATACATATGATACATGTACACTTCGGCACTCAGTAGTTTTAAGCATAACATTTGGTTATATGGAGATGTGTTATGGAATAGTATATGCATTTGCAGCTACTGCTAATGTTTTAACTGTCTTTCACTCTGTCGAGGGGTTTCAGTCTTTCACTCTGTCGAGGGGTTTCAgctaaaaataagaaaaggaaaaatttgtTTGACTTTCTTTCAACGAATCATTCTGACACCAGCCAGTCGTGTCCTCAACTATATTTTCTTTCTAGTTTTCAAGGAGCTAGTATTTTGTGTCTGTGTACGTATTTAGATACCCGTATAAGAGAAAGCAAGGGAATAAAAATCAACCACAAAAACCAAACCAGCTAATGTTTGTTGCTTCATAGTCAATTATACAACTCTTTTAGTTTATAGTGGATTGACTAGGAAATCATTCTACGTTTTATGCAGTGGGGAAGAGAAACCATGAAACACAAAGTACACGTTTTCCATGATAGTTAATTCCAAGCCTTGAAATAGCTAGTGTTGAAAGCTTCTGGGGTCACTCGTATATATAGTCCTTGGACACTTACTCTTCTATGAGTaggaaattaggtttcatcggAAACACTACTACAAATTTCCCCAAACCCCACTGATTTGAATTAGTCTCTATTGGGACAAAGCATATTGATAATAGTGGCTAATGCCATTAGCCACTATGTAGCTACTAATGAGATATCAGTCTTCTCTATTGCAGGTGCTATTGGGACAATCCACATTGTTAAAACAACAGTGACATACCCAAATCCAATGCAGCATATAACCTTTTTCTCTCCCACTGTTATTGTATCAGTGTGTTTTCTCAATcctttttctattggaacctccaaatttactcacttgacctctatgctttttacacctcttatcaaattttcaaatactaaatttgctcactaaacctcactaaacttcctcaaataacctcactcatataatttgcaaacaaattattatctttaaaataaaaaatttagtcatttcaatgatttaatcactctataaatctgaactaaatatacatttcttaatcaaacttgagtttcaaaaattaatgtctaatcaataagaaaatgccatgaactattatgttttttttttttaaaatttctattttagctgtgcaaaattaaaaaaatgaagcaatcatttgtttttattctcaaaaaaaaaaatcatttgtttttttaatgtttatttttttttctgtattttttgtgccacatgattaattgtttaaatatttttagtttttttctttttagcaaatataatggattgacttagatttaggtcataaatcataagaggaattattttgttttccctcaccaatatgcgttcaacatatatatcatacatttttatgtcacatgatcttaatacttttatatatttaattcttattaaatatatatgaatgctttaatgagtatgtagtaaaattggaaaatgaaaatagataaggaaaataataaggaatacaatctaatattattgaatcgGAAAGTCAACATAAAataaatgtaatatttttttggtataattgttgtccttaatagtcattttatagtaggttatatatgtcatttaataattcaaaatagagtgaggtcaagtgagcagatttaaaggtcccaatagaaactctaaaaaaaaataacaattttgtccatttacaccatttttagagatttttttcccacttaccgcattaagtttttttaattccatcTTACCttaaacactctaaggaggtcttccctaataccctattaagattttttttttgttttttaattttttttaataccattttaccctcacctctttgttacttagagagagagagagagataaaatggaagagagagaaaccatgggagactttgtgtcacaccccgaattctgaaataaggattcaaatccggaacatgactaataacaatacaaataacgttctgaatttttctctcagaaacaaccacaccttacacctcttaatattacataaaccaaatcctcaagctacttattacagcacactctcaccaaatcaaattataAAGCtaaaatgagtataattctcctcacaaaaacaaatgctgtaaatctaatactaatactctaaaccgcacgatcactgccctgattctcctgacctgtgagattacccgctgcacaatttgaatagtgtaccgggaattgcaacaacacaaaacccggtaagcttttgacagctcgtgagtaaacaagaaagaactgttgatttattatgttacaattcttataactcaagtaaacaatcaacaaatattgcagcattaatatgtgaaataacattaaagtaaTACATGCttgatcacaaccaacaaatattgcaacattaatatgtgaaataacattaaagcaacacatgcttgattttcttttcacaaacaccttcacatattcaaaatatatcatggatagatatttgatcaatttcactaacaccttcacatattcaaaatatatcataaatAGATATTTGATCAGAATAACATAAGTACATTTCTCCTTTTAGTGAATTTttagattaactggtaacaaatcacaaatccacgtgttagggaccgacgtactattcccaaaacACGGGACAACCaagttgactggtatcaaatcataaatccacgtactagggaccgacgtcctattcccaaagtacgggtaagccgcagcataccaaagaCACAACTAAGGTACGTATACTCAAAGTAGGCacacttcctaagagtataatagtgcactatctgaagggactagagcccacagcttaacaaccacgaagcataaccacgaagcacatttaccagtaattcacttaagcacggggttgttgtaatcacccggcttcataattatattcttcagacataatcaatttcacaacatacaatctttataaattttagattgtataaatgtatatgtacacccatataaagagacgtattatttcaagacaaatctttacttcttaaaataatttccgcatattcacaattgggcatataaaatagctttcacaccacatgatcaacatttcattattcaacaattaaatgggagattaatagcttgaataatatcaaatcaattctcaatcatttcatcataccaatcacacgccaattaacatatatatttcacgtaaatatatatatacgtaatcatctgctcaggaatgaccactaataccaactttagttcaagtataaaaaccgtgaaattcatttgtataataaaatcattttacttacctatggaccgtagttgatcaagtccatatgatttaaaacaaatatttattccacaaatattttcacacaattacgacaaaaataaagtaattaaatttattgggttcgtaatatgaaccacgtgaggtttactcacctctaatccagctgcgtcttctaaaaagtcaaatataacgatattccaaacgctcgtcaactcaaaccgtcaagtacctaatcaagtatggtctttgcttagtaaacgaaacaAGAAATAAACTTAAATGACGATCCAATGgtcagattctaaaataaagacgatccaacggtcggatcctcacggatcgcccttaggatcatcctccaaaattatcacgaagatccaacggtcagatcttcctgaatcgtccttataaacatctccactaaatttcatgaaaatccgacggtcggattctcacgaatcgccttccgaatcactatttaacaattatacgaagatccaacgtcagatcttcgcccgtgacctcacaaagtcatcgggacagtcatacgatcaacatattaaaatttgaagtaaaaccgatggtctgatcttcacagatcgtaaaccgaagataaaacgtaaaaccGTTAAAACGTAAATCTACTATTTATCcactttttctaaaataaccttgtaatatatcaaaacgctcgtatggatgcgtagatcaTCGCCTAGATAATGAAAACTCAAAAAAAGGTCCGACGCGCTGCCACAAGCAGAGGTCAGACGACAGTCAACGCGGCGGTCAACGacggtcaaccacctccgatggtcaccaaattttgacagcagcttcatctcaacccttctagcatttttctcaactacaccaagttcagaaaacaactagaactacctcaacaattaagaaaactGTAAACCCCAAATTATGAATAGTGCCGGATTTGAAATCTCTAAAATCCTCcaatatatatgcaaaattATACTCAAAACAAAGATCATGAGGTAAATAATAACTTTATACCTTGACGTTTCTCCAAAATGT
Coding sequences:
- the LOC112172005 gene encoding disease resistance protein RUN1 isoform X2; protein product: MSVQRTSTSFPPSSPQWKYDVFLSFRGEDTRKSFTDHLYTALDHQGIITFRDDPQLQKGEAISPALFAAIEESRFALIVLSQHYASSTWCLDELVRILECMKAGETVLPIFYDVDPSDIRKQTGSFGEAFANYEERFRDDKEKVQRWRHALTEVASFSGWNSKEWYESKLIRDIVEVIWTKLQPTSFSYAENLVGIYSRLQQVKFLLDVGVEDVRFIGIWGMGGIGKTTMVRVVYEKIAREFEFSFLLTDVRNSSEKSGLLNLQKQLLSGIWSKNVDISDLHEGATIIRRLLGHKKVLLILDDVNHSSHLKYLAGNREWFGSGSRVLITSRNEHLLIEHGVERRLKVEEFNDEDSLQLFSWKAFKRDHPEEDFLDLSKSVISYAKGLPLALEVLGSFFHGRDLSEWKSGLRKLGRVCNLEIFDILKTSYDDLDSEEKKIFLDIACFFNGQDKDRVTEVLNSCDVSAIIGIKVLMERSLLTISHGRLRMHDLLQKMGREIVRRESPNEPSRCSRLWLLEDIKHILTNNSGTEAIEGIFVDSTDSEVKVDVNRKSFSMMNKLRYLKINNGNLPKGLEYLPNSLLILDWTRYPLKSLPSHFNPQKLLELSLCHSCIKHFRMGTEPLYNLKTIDLSHSLDLVRTPNFKGMPYLEILCLEGCIRLYEVDPTIEVLERLTVLNLKDCKHLVCLPSSIGGLKSLKVLNLSGCSKLDNLPGELGHVACLEKLDVSGSGIREVPSFIGLLKNLKELFLAGFKAQSPKSWNMMFNPFELLRKRSHIPTRLSLPCLFSLHSLAKLDLSDCNLFDEAISSDFGCLASLRILKLSKNQFVRLPESISQLPRLESLQLDLCSKLRTLPELPSHVWVYASNCISLDTSANQRGQCNSVLGGYFGNCFKMVENESCGSIALSLLTRYLKFQRYGSSVHSFHKSFDHRRFDFVAPGNEIPEWYNHQSVGSSITVELHPGWFTNKWMGFTVCAVYGLIRPLPPRVGWTIGYSLTANGRSLDGNSLGSTQKQDQHVLDQPMLDHIWFFYENCDRVCYAHEWQDIYHHLEFSFKLTMYEDMHGVEIPQVKKCGVRVIYEEDVEEIWQTLLKESNPKRGLQQNDDDAASSSASQAHSQLLLDGAGPGGSP
- the LOC112172005 gene encoding disease resistance protein RUN1 isoform X3, encoding MKAGETVLPIFYDVDPSDIRKQTGSFGEAFANYEERFRDDKEKVQRWRHALTEVASFSGWNSKEWYESKLIRDIVEVIWTKLQPTSFSYAENLVGIYSRLQQVKFLLDVGVEDVRFIGIWGMGGIGKTTMVRVVYEKIAREFEFSFLLTDVRNSSEKSGLLNLQKQLLSGIWSKNVDISDLHEGATIIRRLLGHKKVLLILDDVNHSSHLKYLAGNREWFGSGSRVLITSRNEHLLIEHGVERRLKVEEFNDEDSLQLFSWKAFKRDHPEEDFLDLSKSVISYAKGLPLALEVLGSFFHGRDLSEWKSGLRKLGRVCNLEIFDILKTSYDDLDSEEKKIFLDIACFFNGQDKDRVTEVLNSCDVSAIIGIKVLMERSLLTISHGRLRMHDLLQKMGREIVRRESPNEPSRCSRLWLLEDIKHILTNNSGTEAIEGIFVDSTDSEVKVDVNRKSFSMMNKLRYLKINNGNLPKGLEYLPNSLLILDWTRYPLKSLPSHFNPQKLLELSLCHSCIKHFRMGTEPLYNLKTIDLSHSLDLVRTPNFKGMPYLEILCLEGCIRLYEVDPTIEVLERLTVLNLKDCKHLVCLPSSIGGLKSLKVLNLSGCSKLDNLPGELGHVACLEKLDVSGSGIREVPSFIGLLKNLKELFLAGFKAQSPKSWNMMFNPFELLRKRSHIPTRLSLPCLFSLHSLAKLDLSDCNLFDEAISSDFGCLASLRILKLSKNQFVRLPESISQLPRLESLQLDLCSKLRTLPELPSHVWVYASNCISLDTSANQRGQCNSVLGGYFGNCFKMVENESCGSIALSLLTRYLKFQRYGSSVHSFHKSFDHRRFDFVAPGNEIPEWYNHQSVGSSITVELHPGWFTNKWMGFTVCAVYGLIRPLPPRVGWTIGYSLTANGRSLDGNSLGSTQKQDQHVLDQPMLDHIWFFYENCDRVCYAHEWQDIYHHLEFSFKLTMYEDMHGVEIPQVKKCGVRVIYEEDVEEIWQTLLKESNPKRGLQQNDDDAASSSASQAHSQLLLDGAGPGGSP